One genomic region from Populus nigra chromosome 8, ddPopNigr1.1, whole genome shotgun sequence encodes:
- the LOC133702277 gene encoding phytoene synthase 2, chloroplastic-like isoform X1: MCSTFSFSTNPCNYGANNARFLHSKSLVTRTRAQGIRAHKCPSSGAIPRPLIKEFIPRTDLRVHEIVERQSQANNLAKQDACRRVEMNLTLLEEAYKRCRNICAEYARTYYLASLLMTEERQKAIWAIYGERLTSLTWGTRMDEMVDGPNAVYMGTSLLDRWEERLQDIFDGRPYDMLDAALTDTVSNFCLDIKPFKEMIEGMRMDTWKSRYKNFQELYLYCYYVAGTAGIMTVPVMGIAPESSVSNKSIYNAAIHFGIANQLTNILRDVGEDAWRGRIYLPQDELEQFGLSDEDVFARKVTDNWREFMKEQIARARFYYNIVEQGISRLDKASHWPLWSSLLLYQNILDVIEENDYDNLTKRAHVGKTKKLIILSHAYKKAQSVPSSIFH; this comes from the exons ATGTGttcaacattttcattttctacGAACCCTTGCAATTATGGAGCAAATAATGCCAGATTCTTGCATTCAAAATCCCTTGTTACAAGAACAAGAGCTCAAGGGATTAGAGCCCACAAATGCCCGAGCAGTGGTGCCATTCCTCGGCCATTGATCAAAGAATTCATTCCTCGTACTGATCTTCGCGTGCATGAAATTGTCGAGAGGCAGTCGCAGGCTAACAACTTAGCCAAGCAAGATGCCTGTAGAAGGGTAGAGATGAATCTGACATTACTTGAAGAAGCGTATAAAAGATGCAGAAACATCTGTGCAGAATATGCTCGGACGTATTATCTAG CTTCTTTGCTGATGACAGAGGAGCGACAGAAAGCCATATGGGCAATTTATGGTGAGAGACTAACATCACTGA CTTGGGGCACTAGGATGGATGAAATGGTGGATGGCCCAAATGCTGTCTACATGGGCACTTCTCTTCTTGATAGGTGGGAGGAAAGACTGCAAGACATCTTCGACGGCCGCCCCTATGACATGCTTGATGCTGCACTTACTGATACAGTTTCCAATTTCTGTCTAGATATTAAG CCTTTCAAGGAGATGATCGAGGGTATGAGAATGGATACCTGGAAAAGTCGGTATAAGAACTTTCAAGAGCTCTACCTTTACTGCTACTATGTTGCTGGAACAGCTGGAATCATGACTGTTCCAGTGATGGGGATTGCACCTGAATCTTCTGTTTCTAATAAAAGCATTTATAATGCAGCAATTCATTTTGGTATTGCAAATCAACTCACAAACATTCTCAGAGATGTGGGGGAGGA TGCATGGAGAGGGAGAATTTATCTTCCACAAGATGAGCTTGAACAATTTGGTCTATCCGACGAGGATGTTTTCGCAAGAAAGGTCACTGACAATTGGAGAGAGTTCATGAAAGAGCAGATTGCAAGGGCAAGATTCTATTACAACATTGTAGAGCAAGGGATCTCGCGTCTTGACAAGGCTAGCCATTGGCCG CTATGGTCATCCTTGCTCTTATACCAAAACATCTTGGATGtaattgaagaaaatgattATGATAACCTCACAAAGCGAGCTCATGTTGGAAAGACTAAGAAACTTATCATATTGTCTCATGCATACAAAAAAGCTCAATCAGTTCCAAGCTCAATATTTCACTAA
- the LOC133702277 gene encoding phytoene synthase 2, chloroplastic-like isoform X2, whose product MCSTFSFSTNPCNYGANNARFLHSKSLVTRTRAQGIRAHKCPSSGAIPRPLIKEFIPRTDLRVHEIVERQSQANNLAKQDACRRVEMNLTLLEEAYKRCRNICAEYARTYYLASLLMTEERQKAIWAIYAWGTRMDEMVDGPNAVYMGTSLLDRWEERLQDIFDGRPYDMLDAALTDTVSNFCLDIKPFKEMIEGMRMDTWKSRYKNFQELYLYCYYVAGTAGIMTVPVMGIAPESSVSNKSIYNAAIHFGIANQLTNILRDVGEDAWRGRIYLPQDELEQFGLSDEDVFARKVTDNWREFMKEQIARARFYYNIVEQGISRLDKASHWPLWSSLLLYQNILDVIEENDYDNLTKRAHVGKTKKLIILSHAYKKAQSVPSSIFH is encoded by the exons ATGTGttcaacattttcattttctacGAACCCTTGCAATTATGGAGCAAATAATGCCAGATTCTTGCATTCAAAATCCCTTGTTACAAGAACAAGAGCTCAAGGGATTAGAGCCCACAAATGCCCGAGCAGTGGTGCCATTCCTCGGCCATTGATCAAAGAATTCATTCCTCGTACTGATCTTCGCGTGCATGAAATTGTCGAGAGGCAGTCGCAGGCTAACAACTTAGCCAAGCAAGATGCCTGTAGAAGGGTAGAGATGAATCTGACATTACTTGAAGAAGCGTATAAAAGATGCAGAAACATCTGTGCAGAATATGCTCGGACGTATTATCTAG CTTCTTTGCTGATGACAGAGGAGCGACAGAAAGCCATATGGGCAATTTATG CTTGGGGCACTAGGATGGATGAAATGGTGGATGGCCCAAATGCTGTCTACATGGGCACTTCTCTTCTTGATAGGTGGGAGGAAAGACTGCAAGACATCTTCGACGGCCGCCCCTATGACATGCTTGATGCTGCACTTACTGATACAGTTTCCAATTTCTGTCTAGATATTAAG CCTTTCAAGGAGATGATCGAGGGTATGAGAATGGATACCTGGAAAAGTCGGTATAAGAACTTTCAAGAGCTCTACCTTTACTGCTACTATGTTGCTGGAACAGCTGGAATCATGACTGTTCCAGTGATGGGGATTGCACCTGAATCTTCTGTTTCTAATAAAAGCATTTATAATGCAGCAATTCATTTTGGTATTGCAAATCAACTCACAAACATTCTCAGAGATGTGGGGGAGGA TGCATGGAGAGGGAGAATTTATCTTCCACAAGATGAGCTTGAACAATTTGGTCTATCCGACGAGGATGTTTTCGCAAGAAAGGTCACTGACAATTGGAGAGAGTTCATGAAAGAGCAGATTGCAAGGGCAAGATTCTATTACAACATTGTAGAGCAAGGGATCTCGCGTCTTGACAAGGCTAGCCATTGGCCG CTATGGTCATCCTTGCTCTTATACCAAAACATCTTGGATGtaattgaagaaaatgattATGATAACCTCACAAAGCGAGCTCATGTTGGAAAGACTAAGAAACTTATCATATTGTCTCATGCATACAAAAAAGCTCAATCAGTTCCAAGCTCAATATTTCACTAA
- the LOC133702277 gene encoding phytoene synthase 2, chloroplastic-like isoform X3: MCSTFSFSTNPCNYGANNARFLHSKSLVTRTRAQGIRAHKCPSSGAIPRPLIKEFIPRTDLRVHEIVERQSQANNLAKQDACRRVEMNLTLLEEAYKRCRNICAEYARTYYLASLLMTEERQKAIWAIYGERLTSLTWGTRMDEMVDGPNAVYMGTSLLDRWEERLQDIFDGRPYDMLDAALTDTVSNFCLDIKPFKEMIEGMRMDTWKSRNSFWYCKSTHKHSQRCGGGVSFQCLSFAIATCSTWFQDRSFPFSLLSAWRGRIYLPQDELEQFGLSDEDVFARKVTDNWREFMKEQIARARFYYNIVEQGISRLDKASHWPLWSSLLLYQNILDVIEENDYDNLTKRAHVGKTKKLIILSHAYKKAQSVPSSIFH, translated from the exons ATGTGttcaacattttcattttctacGAACCCTTGCAATTATGGAGCAAATAATGCCAGATTCTTGCATTCAAAATCCCTTGTTACAAGAACAAGAGCTCAAGGGATTAGAGCCCACAAATGCCCGAGCAGTGGTGCCATTCCTCGGCCATTGATCAAAGAATTCATTCCTCGTACTGATCTTCGCGTGCATGAAATTGTCGAGAGGCAGTCGCAGGCTAACAACTTAGCCAAGCAAGATGCCTGTAGAAGGGTAGAGATGAATCTGACATTACTTGAAGAAGCGTATAAAAGATGCAGAAACATCTGTGCAGAATATGCTCGGACGTATTATCTAG CTTCTTTGCTGATGACAGAGGAGCGACAGAAAGCCATATGGGCAATTTATGGTGAGAGACTAACATCACTGA CTTGGGGCACTAGGATGGATGAAATGGTGGATGGCCCAAATGCTGTCTACATGGGCACTTCTCTTCTTGATAGGTGGGAGGAAAGACTGCAAGACATCTTCGACGGCCGCCCCTATGACATGCTTGATGCTGCACTTACTGATACAGTTTCCAATTTCTGTCTAGATATTAAG CCTTTCAAGGAGATGATCGAGGGTATGAGAATGGATACCTGGAAAAGTCG CAATTCATTTTGGTATTGCAAATCAACTCACAAACATTCTCAGAGATGTGGGGGAGGAGTAAGTTTTCAGTGCCTCAGTTTTGCAATTGCAACATGTTCTACTTGGTTTCAAGATCGTTCTTTTCCATTTTCCCTTCTCAGTGCATGGAGAGGGAGAATTTATCTTCCACAAGATGAGCTTGAACAATTTGGTCTATCCGACGAGGATGTTTTCGCAAGAAAGGTCACTGACAATTGGAGAGAGTTCATGAAAGAGCAGATTGCAAGGGCAAGATTCTATTACAACATTGTAGAGCAAGGGATCTCGCGTCTTGACAAGGCTAGCCATTGGCCG CTATGGTCATCCTTGCTCTTATACCAAAACATCTTGGATGtaattgaagaaaatgattATGATAACCTCACAAAGCGAGCTCATGTTGGAAAGACTAAGAAACTTATCATATTGTCTCATGCATACAAAAAAGCTCAATCAGTTCCAAGCTCAATATTTCACTAA
- the LOC133702276 gene encoding uncharacterized protein LOC133702276, with protein sequence MESASLKHVIFTRNQYSIFSKNQRKHHPLIPKTHVRRRLGFGSVKNYKKSDFQDFQGYAKPLHLLPATEVKVCTETSQEKLLTSIKGSWSLFKVKLCTSNVYGSSLSDPNAGILLCLIDRNGDSILRRIPAISESNSANLMDMVESDTLHFQRGSVDEFTFEGPKMGRIESLWVSVESGQWRLDGASLTVISASQASPEENDGQEIRYTGCQYEFETDDVLLGEGSDISMVELRSCHVSDLSGVDPSTLLSKSPSMSTSPPGSNVSNEESMREYADLKLSLLSYDAMLIFVGTTITGFSAGENAAFAFFIGGIGGFLYLLLLQRSVDGLPASSIPSNTSGIDRLVGGLKGPISSLALAVGFTFLAVKYSSGDAPSVFTPKELLAGMLGFLACKVAVVVAAFKPMKLDFKENE encoded by the exons ATGGAGTCTGCATCTCTAAAGCATGTAATCTTTACAAGAAATCAGTACAGTATCTTCTCGAAGAATCAAAGAAAACACCACCCACTCATCCCAAAAACTCATGTTAGGAGAAGATTGGGCTTTGGCAGCgtcaaaaactacaaaaaatcaGATTTTCAAG ATTTTCAGGGCTATGCAAAACCTTTGCATCTTTTGCCAGCAACAGAAGTGAAAGTTTGTACAGAAACCTCACAAGAAAAGCTTCTTACATCTATCAAAGGATCTTGGTCTTTGTTCAAGGTTAAGCTATGTACGAGTAATGTCTATGGCTCAAGTCTGAGTGATCCTAATGCTGGAATACTCTTATGTTTGATAGACAGGAATGGTGACTCAATATTGCGCAGAATACCTGCAATTTCGGAGTCCAATTCTGCTAACTTGATGGACATGGTTGAGTCTGACACACTTCATTTCCAAAGAGGTTCAGTTGATGAATTCACCTTTGAGGGCCCCAAGATGGGGAGGATCGAATCTCTTTGGGTCAGTGTTGAATCAG GTCAGTGGAGATTAGATGGTGCGAGCCTGACTGTCATTAGTGCTTCTCAAGCTTCCCCTGAAGAAAATGATGGACAGGAGATCCGGTATACTGGTTGCCAGTATGAGTTTGAAACTGATGATGTTTTGCTTGGGGAGGGAAGTGACATATCCATGGTGGAACTTAGATCTTGCCATGTATCTGATTTATCTGGGGTTGATCCATCCACATTGTTGAGTAAAAGCCCTTCCATGTCAACTTCCCCACCTGGCAGCAACGTTTCTAACGAGGAAAGCATGAGAGAATATGCGGACTTGAAGTTATCTTTGTTATCCTATGATGCAATGCTAATTTTTGTGGGTACAACAATAACAGGTTTCTCAGCTGGAGAAAATGCtgcttttgctttctttatCGGTGGAATTGGTGGCTTTTTATATTTGTTGCTGCTACAAAGGTCTGTCGATGGATTACCAGCTTCATCAATTCCCAGCAATACCAGTGGGATCGATCGCCTAGTTGGAGGACTTAAGGGTCCAATATCAAGCTTGGCACTGGCCGTAGGGTTTACTTTTCTAGCAGTGAAGTATAGCTCTGGCGATGCTCCCTCAGTGTTCACTCCAAAAGAACTTCTGGCTGGAATGTTGGGGTTTCTTGCGTGTAAAGTGGCTGTAGTAGTGGCAGCATTTAAGCCTATGAAACTGGATTTCAAGGAAAATGAGTAA
- the LOC133702278 gene encoding probable pectate lyase 4: protein MVVLRHLVVVVVSIAILSFIPSACIAANKMNAIDQCWKPSPNWRRSRQQLASCSVGFAGKMTSNVGRDVVMYKVTDPSDDPVNPKQGTLRHGATMITGKVWITFERNMDIKLEKPLLISSYTAIDGRGVDVGIEGFGCFLVYKATDVIIHGLRIHHCNAQGPSTVMGPDGKQMQLGQMDGDAIRLVSASKVWIDHNTLYSCQDGLLDVTRGSTFVTVSNNWFRDQDKVMLLGHDDGFLRDKNMKVTVAFNRFGPNCNQRMPRIRHGYAHVANNLYRGWEQYAIGGSMSPSIKSESNYFIAPTSGKKEVTWRNGISGKSKPWNFYSIGDLFTNGASFFQTGRRGMAKPNYNKEQSFKVGDAKYVKALTSSAGALKCSRRSRC from the exons ATGGTTGTCTTAAGGCACCTTGTAGTAGTGGTCGTTTCTATTGCCATCCTTTCCTTCATCCCCAGTGCTTGTATTGCTGCCAACAAAATGAATGCCATAGATCAATGTTGGAAACCGAGTCCGAATTGGCGAAGAAGCCGGCAACAACTGGCATCTTGTTCTGTAGGGTTTGCAGGGAAAATGACTAGCAATGTTGGAAGAGATGTTGTAATGTATAAAGTCACCGATCCTAGTGATGACCCTGTGAACCCCAAACAAGGGACGTTAAGACATGGAGCCACCATGATCACAGGCAAAGTCTGGATCACTTTCGAAAGGAACATGGATATCAAACTTGAGAAACCTCTTCTTATTAGCAGCTATACTGCCATTGACGGTCGCGGTGTTGATGTTGGAATTGAAGGCTTCGGGTGCTTCTTGGTGTACAAG GCAACGGACGTGATCATCCATGGCCTAAGGATTCACCATTGCAATGCACAAGGGCCTAGCACAGTCATGGGACCAGATGGGAAACAAATGCAATTAGGTCAGATGGATGGGGATGCAATAAGGCTGGTCAGTGCATCTAAGGTTTGGATAGATCACAACACACTGTATTCATGCCAGGATGGTCTTCTTGATGTCACTCGAGGATCTACATTTGTTACTGTCTCTAACAATTGGTTTAGAGACCAAGACAAGGTCATGCTACTTGGCCATGATGATGGGTTCTTGAGGGACAAGAACATGAAGGTCACTGTTGCCTTCAATCGTTTCGGACCTAATTGTAACCAGAGAATGCCAAG GATTCGCCATGGATATGCACATGTAGCCAACAATCTGTACCGAGGATGGGAACAGTATGCAATTGGGGGAAGCATGAGTCCTAGCATCAAGAGCGAATCCAACTATTTCATTGCACCAACATCAGGAAAGAAGGAG GTAACATGGAGAAATGGGATCAGTGGGAAAAGCAAGCCCTGGAACTTCTACTCCATAGGGGATCTGTTTACAAATGGAGCTTCATTTTTCCAAACAGGTCGCAGAGGTATGGCAAAGCCTAACTACAATAAGGAGCAAAGTTTCAAGGTTGGAGATGCCAAGTATGTGAAGGCATTGACAAGCTCTGCAGGTGCTTTGAAGTGCTCAAGAAGATCTAGATGCTGA
- the LOC133702043 gene encoding EG45-like domain containing protein has protein sequence MVSVFKSFIASSVMTLLCFSLCFYPFALAQDSGTATFNTPPYVPSKCYGYEDRGVMIAAASEGIFNNGEACGRYYQVTCVSGTNEGTPFPCLVNGSVVVMITDLCPADSCRGTIDLSQEAFASIADPNSGVINISYQQI, from the exons ATGGTATCCGTCTTCAAGAGTTTCATTGCCTCTTCTGTTATGACATTGTTGTGTTTCAGTTTGTGCTTTTATCCATTCGCATTGGCTCAAGATTCAGGAACTGCGACCTTCAACACACCCCCATACGTTC CTTCTAAATGCTATGGATATGAAGATCGAGGAGTGATGATTGCAGCAGCAAGTGAAGGGATTTTTAACAATGGGGAAGCTTGTGGGCGATATTACCAAGTAACTTGTGTTAGCGGGACAAATGAGGGCACTCCATTCCCTTGTTTGGTTAATGGGTCAGTTGTTGTGATGATTACAGATCTTTGCCCTGCTGATTCTTGTAGGGGTACCATTGATTTGTCACAAGAAGCTTTTGCCTCCATTGCTGACCCCAATTCTGGCGTTATAAACATCTCTTACCAACA GATTTGA
- the LOC133700685 gene encoding F-box/kelch-repeat protein At2g44130-like: METTVLTELIPSLPQELGLECMTRLPYTAHRVASQVCKQWCDLLESKDFYYHRKKLGYTHKVACLVQAVHGADVLQGSKQGNSPCFGISVFDSASQTWERLDPVPNYPIELPLFCQLASCEGKLVVMGGWDPVSYEQVSHVFVYDFTTRKWREGKEMPSKRSFFAIGSYSGRVYVVGGHDENKNALRTGWVYDLSKDEWTELAQMSQERDECEGVVIGDEFWVVSGYGTDNQGAFEGNAEVYEFGSGQWRQVKKAWIPGRCPRSCVGVGKDGRLMSWADLDPMVRAGVRGIPLGSRVMLTGLDNQGSPEEFYLIEMKDGQNGKLEKIIVPDEFSGFVQSGCCVEI, from the coding sequence ATGGAAACTACCGTGCTCACCGAGTTGATCCCGAGTTTGCCTCAAGAACTCGGTCTTGAGTGCATGACTCGGTTGCCTTACACAGCTCACAGAGTTGCTTCCCAAGTTTGCAAGCAATGGTGTGACTTACTGGAAAGCAAGGATTTTTATTACCACAGGAAGAAACTTGGCTACACCCATAAAGTTGCTTGTCTTGTTCAAGCTGTTCATGGGGCTGATGTTTTACAGGGATCCAAACAAGGTAACTCACCGTGTTTTGGGATCTCTGTGTTTGACTCAGCGAGTCAGACATGGGAGAGACTCGACCCCGTGCCCAATTATCCGATCGAGTTGCCCTTGTTTTGTCAATTGGCAAGCTGTGAAGGGAAGCTGGTGGTCATGGGTGGGTGGGACCCGGTGAGTTATGAACAGGTGAGTCATGTTTTTGTGTATGATTTCACAACAAGGAAGTGGAGAGAGGGGAAGGAGATGCCTTCCAAGAGGTCCTTTTTTGCTATCGGGTCCTATTCAGGTCGGGTTTATGTCGTGGGCGGGCATGATGAGAATAAGAATGCATTAAGAACTGGGTGGGTTTATGATTTGAGCAAGGATGAGTGGACTGAGTTAGCTCAAATGAGTCAAGAGCGAGATGAGTGTGAGGGAGTGGTGATCGGGGATGAATTTTGGGTGGTTAGCGGATACGGGACCGATAATCAGGGGGCATTTGAGGGGAATGCTGAGGTATATGAATTCGGGTCGGGTCAATGGAGGCAGGTGAAGAAGGCATGGATTCCGGGCCGGTGCCCGAGATCTTGTGTTGGGGTAGGGAAAGATGGGAGATTGATGAGTTGGGCTGACTTGGACCCGATGGTTCGAGCCGGGGTTCGTGGGATCCCGTTGGGCTCTCGGGTCATGCTTACCGGGTTGGATAACCAAGGTTCACCCGAAGAGTTCTATTTGATAGAAATGAAAGATGGTCAAAATGGGAAATTGGAGAAGATCATTGTGCCTGATGAGTTCTCAGGGTTTGTCCAATCTGGCTGCTGCGTGGAGATCTAA